A window from Microbacterium ginsengiterrae encodes these proteins:
- a CDS encoding 4-hydroxybenzoate 3-monooxygenase: MSTSTSLRTQVAIVGAGPAGLILSHLLADAGIESIIIDQRSREEIESTIRAGILEQGTVDLLSAIDPHTRVHTVGHRHDGIELRFQGEGHRIDFPGLVGRSVWLYPQHEVLKDMLALRLSAGQDLRFGVTASSVDGIDTDRPRVLATTETGEQLVIDADFVVGADGSRSVVRPAITGDARNGYFREYPFAWFGILCEAPPSADELIYSNSENGFALISQRSPEVQRMYFQCDPDADPNAMSEAEIWETLQARVPGTTLQEGPIFQRDVLRFRSFVAQELRGGRAALVGDAAHTVPPTGAKGMNLAVADVVLLARALDDLLTRGDERLIDGYAETASSRIWKAQHFSWWMTSMLHVQPGADAFDRRRQLGELRSVVESEAGRTYLAEAYTGWPLA, translated from the coding sequence GTGAGCACGTCAACGTCACTGCGCACCCAGGTCGCGATCGTCGGAGCGGGCCCCGCCGGGCTCATCCTCTCCCACCTGCTCGCCGACGCGGGGATCGAATCGATCATCATCGATCAGCGCTCGCGCGAGGAGATCGAGTCCACCATCCGAGCCGGCATCCTCGAGCAGGGGACGGTCGACCTGCTCTCCGCCATCGATCCGCACACGCGTGTCCACACCGTCGGCCACCGACACGACGGCATCGAACTGCGCTTCCAGGGCGAGGGTCACCGCATCGATTTCCCCGGGCTCGTCGGTCGCAGCGTCTGGCTGTACCCGCAGCACGAGGTGCTCAAGGACATGCTCGCCCTGCGTCTGAGTGCGGGACAGGACCTGCGCTTCGGCGTGACGGCGTCGAGCGTCGACGGCATCGACACCGACCGCCCCCGCGTCCTCGCGACCACGGAGACGGGCGAACAGCTCGTGATCGACGCGGACTTCGTCGTGGGTGCGGACGGATCGCGCTCCGTGGTGCGCCCCGCCATCACCGGCGACGCGCGGAACGGCTACTTCCGCGAATACCCCTTCGCCTGGTTCGGAATCCTCTGCGAGGCGCCGCCCAGCGCGGACGAGCTCATCTACAGCAACTCGGAGAACGGCTTCGCGCTGATCAGCCAGCGCAGCCCCGAGGTGCAGCGGATGTACTTCCAGTGCGACCCCGACGCCGACCCGAACGCCATGAGCGAGGCGGAGATCTGGGAGACGTTGCAGGCGCGCGTGCCCGGTACGACGCTTCAGGAGGGCCCCATCTTCCAGCGCGACGTCCTGCGGTTCCGCAGCTTCGTCGCTCAGGAGCTGCGCGGCGGCCGAGCGGCCCTGGTCGGAGACGCCGCTCACACCGTGCCGCCGACCGGCGCCAAGGGGATGAACCTCGCCGTCGCCGACGTCGTGCTGCTCGCCCGCGCGCTCGACGACCTGCTCACCAGGGGCGATGAGCGTCTTATCGACGGCTATGCGGAGACCGCGTCCTCCCGCATCTGGAAGGCGCAGCACTTCTCCTGGTGGATGACGAGCATGCTGCACGTGCAGCCGGGGGCGGATGCCTTCGATCGACGTCGCCAGCTCGGAGAACTGCGCTCGGTGGTCGAATCCGAGGCGGGGCGCACCTATCTCGCGGAGGCCTACACCGGCTGGCCGCTGGCGTAG
- a CDS encoding DUF72 domain-containing protein produces the protein MVCADTAGRFPRFYEATAGFSYIRLHGAEELYSSGYTAEQLDEWARAIDAMAVGAEGRAPRDVYVYFDNDARGHAPHDAESLRRRCAYASGQPV, from the coding sequence ATGGTGTGCGCGGACACCGCAGGCCGATTCCCCCGTTTCTACGAGGCGACGGCCGGTTTCTCGTACATCCGGCTCCACGGTGCCGAGGAGCTCTACAGCAGCGGATACACCGCCGAACAGCTCGACGAATGGGCGCGCGCGATCGATGCCATGGCGGTGGGCGCGGAGGGGCGGGCTCCGCGAGACGTCTACGTGTACTTCGACAACGATGCCCGCGGGCACGCCCCGCATGACGCGGAGTCGCTGCGCCGCCGATGCGCCTACGCCAGCGGCCAGCCGGTGTAG
- a CDS encoding MarR family winged helix-turn-helix transcriptional regulator produces MADIPEPQRHVGNLIRRAQQLHLATWARVADPDVTSTQYSILAVLDRVGEASQRELGDEVDLDRSTVADLVRRMEKSGLIARRRATGDARRNVVTLTEHGEAERARLAPRVVDVQRELVGHLDSAESAALFRGLWSMLDRASAASGSASAASAASAASDRA; encoded by the coding sequence ATGGCCGACATCCCAGAGCCGCAGAGGCACGTCGGGAACCTCATCCGCCGCGCACAGCAGCTGCACCTGGCGACGTGGGCGAGGGTCGCCGACCCCGACGTCACGAGCACGCAGTACAGCATCCTCGCCGTGCTCGATCGTGTCGGCGAGGCGAGCCAGCGCGAGCTCGGCGACGAGGTCGACCTCGACCGTTCGACGGTCGCGGACCTCGTGCGGCGGATGGAGAAATCGGGCCTCATCGCGCGCCGACGGGCGACAGGGGATGCGCGTCGCAACGTGGTGACCCTCACCGAGCACGGGGAGGCGGAGCGCGCGCGCCTCGCGCCGAGGGTGGTCGACGTGCAGCGCGAGCTGGTCGGGCACCTCGACTCCGCCGAGTCCGCCGCGCTCTTCCGCGGACTGTGGTCGATGCTCGATCGCGCGTCGGCGGCATCCGGCTCGGCATCCGCGGCATCCGCGGCATCCGCGGCATCCGACCGCGCATGA
- a CDS encoding IclR family transcriptional regulator, whose product MANSRSGDSMTTRIVRVLDTFANDRTTQTASEIARRAGLPSSSAHRIIGDLIDAGLLERDDEGRVRLGMRLWELALRGSSALRLRQTALPHMEKVQTVVREHTQLAVLEHDEALFLERLSHPEAGANITRVAGRLPVHASSSGLVLLAFADPVVRERVLSAPLRAVSRETVTDPAALRSLLAGIRRRGHVVATGSIESVSTGVAVPIRDRGEVVAALSAVLPRDADAAPVIPVLTAAAKDIERDLRDSR is encoded by the coding sequence ATGGCGAACTCGCGCTCCGGCGACTCGATGACCACGCGCATCGTCCGCGTGCTCGACACGTTCGCGAACGACCGGACGACGCAGACCGCGAGCGAGATCGCCCGACGCGCTGGACTGCCCTCCTCCAGCGCGCATCGCATCATCGGAGACCTCATCGACGCCGGGCTGCTCGAGCGCGACGACGAGGGCCGCGTCCGGCTCGGAATGCGCCTGTGGGAGCTGGCCCTGCGGGGATCCAGCGCCCTGCGGCTGCGCCAGACCGCCCTGCCGCACATGGAGAAGGTGCAGACCGTCGTCCGCGAACACACGCAGCTCGCGGTCCTCGAGCATGACGAGGCACTGTTCCTCGAACGGCTCTCGCATCCGGAAGCCGGCGCGAACATCACGAGGGTCGCCGGCCGGCTGCCGGTGCACGCCTCCTCCTCCGGACTCGTGCTGCTCGCCTTCGCCGACCCCGTGGTGCGCGAGCGCGTCCTGTCCGCCCCTCTGCGAGCGGTGTCTCGTGAGACGGTGACCGATCCTGCCGCGCTGCGCTCCCTGCTGGCCGGCATCCGGCGACGCGGGCACGTCGTGGCAACCGGATCGATCGAGAGCGTCTCCACCGGCGTCGCGGTGCCGATCCGCGATCGCGGCGAGGTCGTCGCCGCACTGTCGGCCGTCCTCCCCCGTGACGCCGACGCGGCGCCCGTGATCCCCGTGCTCACCGCGGCGGCGAAGGACATCGAGAGGGATCTGCGCGATTCCCGTTGA
- a CDS encoding SDR family oxidoreductase: protein MSAAARGGRAIVTGADSGIGRATAVALAADGFDVGITWLSDLEGAEATAAEVREHGARAVLAQLDVAEIPACGDAVDGLIEQLGGVDVFVNNAGSGLRTPFVDVELDEWQHVIDVNLTGAFLCLQRAARHMVAAGGGGRLIAVTSVHAHQAMVGSSAYDAAKHGLTGLMKNIALELGAHGISAVSVAPGEIATPMTGHADKDPHGIHRPGIPMGRPGDAREVAALIAFLASPRGAYISGSTVAVDGGMLQMGPQAGAALTSDSWRTL from the coding sequence GTGAGCGCCGCCGCACGCGGAGGAAGGGCGATCGTCACCGGCGCTGATTCCGGGATCGGCCGTGCGACCGCCGTCGCCCTGGCGGCGGACGGTTTCGACGTCGGGATCACGTGGCTCTCAGACCTGGAGGGTGCAGAGGCCACGGCTGCCGAGGTGCGCGAGCACGGCGCCAGAGCTGTGCTCGCGCAGCTCGACGTCGCCGAGATCCCCGCGTGCGGCGATGCCGTCGACGGACTCATCGAGCAGCTCGGCGGCGTTGACGTCTTCGTCAACAACGCGGGATCGGGTCTTCGGACCCCGTTCGTCGACGTCGAACTCGATGAGTGGCAGCACGTGATCGACGTCAATCTCACCGGCGCGTTCCTCTGCCTGCAGCGCGCGGCGCGGCACATGGTCGCGGCAGGAGGGGGCGGACGGCTGATCGCCGTGACGAGTGTGCACGCCCACCAGGCGATGGTCGGGTCGAGCGCGTACGACGCCGCGAAGCACGGTCTCACCGGCCTCATGAAGAACATCGCCCTCGAGCTCGGCGCGCACGGGATCTCCGCGGTGAGCGTCGCGCCGGGCGAGATCGCGACACCCATGACCGGCCACGCCGACAAGGATCCACACGGCATCCACCGGCCCGGCATCCCGATGGGGCGACCGGGGGACGCGCGCGAGGTCGCGGCCCTCATCGCCTTCCTCGCCTCGCCACGCGGGGCGTACATCTCCGGGAGCACGGTCGCCGTGGACGGCGGGATGCTGCAGATGGGACCTCAGGCGGGGGCTGCGCTGACGAGCGACTCGTGGCGGACTCTCTGA
- a CDS encoding nucleotidyltransferase domain-containing protein, protein MPASSAAATAWEPLDPSAVAALLSGAPVRWWLSGGAALDRWVGAPIRDRANVDVSVVASDLAALVAALPPGFSAWAPDGDDGDVVPFVEAPEDADLQPVLIRDDARGAWVLQVNAEDGAPRAWVYKRDPRLQLPWDRAVIDLDGIPTGAPEVQLVWKALRPRAEDTVDKDAVLPTLSEEAVSFYETALLRIHPHSTWAIHVRSPFAPAKASWNRKKS, encoded by the coding sequence ATGCCCGCCTCCTCTGCTGCCGCCACTGCCTGGGAGCCGCTCGACCCCTCAGCGGTCGCGGCCCTGCTCTCCGGCGCGCCCGTGCGGTGGTGGCTGTCCGGCGGAGCCGCGCTCGACCGATGGGTCGGCGCCCCGATACGCGACCGGGCGAACGTCGATGTCAGCGTCGTGGCGTCCGACCTCGCCGCGCTGGTGGCGGCTCTCCCCCCCGGCTTCAGCGCGTGGGCGCCCGACGGCGACGACGGCGACGTCGTGCCGTTCGTGGAGGCGCCGGAGGATGCCGACCTCCAGCCCGTGCTCATCCGCGATGACGCCCGCGGCGCGTGGGTGCTGCAGGTCAACGCCGAGGACGGGGCCCCGCGTGCCTGGGTGTACAAGCGCGATCCGCGGCTGCAGCTGCCGTGGGATCGCGCGGTGATCGACCTCGACGGCATCCCCACCGGTGCGCCGGAGGTGCAGCTGGTCTGGAAGGCGCTGCGTCCACGCGCGGAGGACACCGTCGACAAGGATGCCGTGCTCCCGACACTCTCCGAGGAGGCGGTGTCGTTCTACGAGACGGCGCTGCTGCGCATCCACCCGCATTCGACGTGGGCGATCCACGTCCGCAGCCCCTTCGCCCCGGCG
- a CDS encoding FAD-dependent monooxygenase has protein sequence MIEGDLMQFYRDGYRPGDPDLQPASAQAEARGADFPETVDVLIVGTGPAGTVLAAQLAAFPDITTRVIERRTEPLQLGHADGVACRTVELFQTFGLADALLREAYWVNEVRFWGPSEEDRSKIARSGWVEDTPEGLSEFPHVIVNQARMQQFLLDHAARSSSRLEADYGIEFVGYEMNDGDHPVTALLRRADGTDLTVRAKYVVGCDGARSNVRRALGIRLEGDAANHAWGVMDVLATTDFPDWRTKNVVQSAGKGSLLMIPREGGNMVRCYVDLGEVEAGDSEIRKTTAAQLADVANAILHPYSIDVRQVAWSSVYEVGQRVADRFDDLTADSPADATPRLFVAGDACHTHSAKAGQGMNVSMQDAFNLGWKLAAVLQGRSDEALLRTYSEERQAIAADLIAFDKHWSAFIAQPARDPEHPERGGVTPAEMQAEFAQQGRYTAGVATRYTPSTLTSGAARQDLATGFELGTRFHSAPVRRIADARRMELGHAHRADGRWRIYAFGDMDGRQLREFATWLSEGGDSPIRVFTHAEADIDSVIDVHGVFRGSHHAVDVTSLPEILLPKSGPLGLQDWEKAWAADAADDIFERRGIAAEGAVVVVRPDQHVAHLLPLTAREELRDFFAGFLRPVGARVPVAVG, from the coding sequence ATGATCGAAGGAGATCTCATGCAGTTCTACCGCGACGGCTACCGCCCAGGAGATCCCGACCTGCAGCCGGCATCGGCGCAGGCGGAGGCCCGCGGTGCGGACTTCCCCGAGACCGTGGACGTCCTCATCGTCGGTACCGGCCCCGCAGGAACCGTGCTCGCCGCACAGCTGGCCGCGTTCCCCGACATCACCACGCGCGTGATCGAGCGACGCACCGAGCCACTTCAGCTCGGGCACGCCGACGGGGTCGCCTGCCGGACGGTCGAACTGTTCCAGACGTTCGGACTCGCCGACGCCCTGCTCCGGGAGGCCTACTGGGTCAACGAGGTGCGCTTCTGGGGTCCCTCCGAGGAGGACCGCTCGAAGATCGCACGGAGCGGATGGGTGGAGGACACCCCCGAGGGACTCAGCGAGTTCCCCCATGTGATCGTCAACCAGGCGCGCATGCAGCAGTTCCTGTTGGACCACGCCGCTCGTTCCTCCAGCCGGCTCGAGGCGGACTACGGCATCGAGTTCGTCGGGTACGAGATGAACGACGGCGATCACCCCGTCACCGCTCTGCTGCGCCGCGCGGACGGCACGGATCTCACGGTCCGCGCCAAGTACGTCGTCGGCTGCGACGGTGCCCGCAGCAACGTGCGCCGCGCGCTCGGAATCCGCCTGGAGGGCGATGCCGCCAACCACGCCTGGGGCGTCATGGACGTGCTCGCGACGACCGACTTCCCCGACTGGCGCACCAAGAACGTCGTCCAGTCGGCGGGCAAGGGAAGCCTGCTGATGATCCCGCGTGAGGGCGGGAACATGGTGCGCTGCTACGTCGACCTCGGTGAGGTGGAGGCCGGTGACTCGGAGATCCGCAAGACCACCGCGGCGCAGCTCGCCGACGTCGCCAACGCGATCCTGCACCCGTACTCGATCGATGTGCGACAGGTCGCCTGGTCGAGCGTCTACGAGGTGGGGCAGCGCGTCGCCGATCGTTTCGACGACCTGACGGCGGACTCCCCGGCGGATGCCACTCCGCGGCTGTTCGTCGCGGGCGATGCCTGCCACACCCACAGTGCGAAGGCCGGTCAGGGCATGAACGTGTCCATGCAGGACGCCTTCAACCTCGGATGGAAGCTCGCCGCCGTGCTGCAGGGGCGTTCGGACGAGGCGCTGCTGCGCACCTACTCGGAGGAGCGGCAGGCCATCGCCGCCGACCTCATCGCGTTCGACAAGCACTGGTCCGCGTTCATCGCGCAGCCCGCCCGCGACCCCGAGCACCCGGAGCGCGGTGGTGTGACGCCGGCCGAGATGCAGGCGGAGTTCGCTCAGCAGGGTCGCTACACCGCGGGTGTCGCGACGAGATACACGCCGTCGACCCTCACCTCGGGCGCCGCGCGGCAGGATCTCGCGACGGGCTTCGAACTCGGCACCCGCTTCCACTCCGCCCCGGTGCGCCGCATCGCTGACGCCCGCCGCATGGAGCTCGGCCACGCCCATCGCGCCGACGGTCGGTGGCGCATCTACGCATTCGGCGACATGGACGGCCGGCAGCTGCGGGAATTCGCGACCTGGCTGTCGGAGGGCGGGGACTCGCCGATCCGGGTGTTCACGCACGCCGAAGCCGACATCGACAGTGTGATCGACGTGCACGGTGTGTTCCGCGGGTCGCACCACGCCGTCGATGTCACATCGCTCCCCGAGATCCTGCTTCCCAAGTCGGGACCGCTCGGACTGCAGGACTGGGAGAAGGCGTGGGCCGCCGACGCCGCAGACGACATCTTCGAGCGCCGAGGCATCGCCGCCGAGGGGGCGGTCGTGGTCGTTCGCCCCGACCAGCACGTCGCACACCTGCTTCCGCTGACGGCGCGTGAGGAACTCCGGGACTTCTTCGCCGGATTCCTGCGGCCCGTCGGCGCCCGTGTGCCGGTCGCGGTCGGCTGA